The Peribacillus simplex genome contains a region encoding:
- a CDS encoding acetaldehyde dehydrogenase (acetylating), with protein sequence MKKLKVGIIGSGNIGTDLMMKIHRSDVLEMSVMIGIDTESEGLKKARMHGHHVIENGMDGFLESPELADILFDATSAKAHVFHCKALKKMNKKLIDLTPAAIGPFIVPSVNLKENLNEAVVNMITCGGQATIPIVHAISQVVLVEYAEIIATISSRSAGPGTRANIDEFTQTTARALEQVGGAKKGKAIILLNPAEPPLIMRDTIHCLLQSESFDVEEITTSITKMAEKVSEYVPGYRLKTEPIFDGKQITVLLEVKGLGDFLPVYAGNLDIMTASAVKVGEEIAKSQFEQFV encoded by the coding sequence TTGAAAAAACTAAAAGTAGGCATTATTGGATCAGGGAATATCGGCACGGACCTAATGATGAAAATTCATCGGTCGGATGTTCTGGAAATGTCGGTTATGATTGGTATCGACACGGAATCAGAGGGTTTGAAGAAGGCAAGGATGCACGGACATCATGTCATTGAAAATGGCATGGATGGTTTTTTGGAAAGTCCGGAGCTTGCAGACATTTTATTCGATGCCACATCTGCGAAGGCGCATGTTTTTCACTGCAAAGCCTTGAAAAAGATGAACAAAAAGCTGATAGACTTGACTCCTGCCGCAATCGGACCGTTTATCGTTCCTTCCGTGAATTTAAAAGAAAATTTGAATGAGGCGGTCGTTAACATGATTACATGCGGCGGTCAGGCGACAATCCCCATCGTTCATGCGATCAGTCAAGTGGTCCTGGTCGAATATGCCGAGATAATAGCGACAATTTCCAGCAGGAGTGCCGGTCCGGGAACCCGTGCCAATATTGATGAATTCACCCAAACGACGGCAAGGGCCTTGGAACAGGTGGGTGGAGCGAAAAAAGGAAAAGCTATCATTCTGCTAAATCCGGCCGAACCGCCACTCATCATGAGGGATACCATTCATTGTCTGCTTCAATCGGAATCCTTTGATGTGGAAGAAATAACAACATCCATAACTAAGATGGCGGAAAAAGTCTCTGAATATGTTCCAGGATATCGCCTGAAGACAGAGCCGATATTTGATGGGAAACAAATAACGGTCCTACTTGAAGTGAAAGGGTTAGGGGATTTTCTTCCCGTATATGCAGGCAATTTGGATATAATGACTGCTTCAGCTGTAAAAGTAGGGGAAGAGATCGCTAAAAGCCAATTCGAACAATTTGTTTGA
- a CDS encoding 3-hydroxyanthranilate 3,4-dioxygenase, giving the protein MKGHAQSSKLKARSLNLMKVIEDNKNLLKPPVNNKVLWEDSEFIVMLLGGPNYRRDFHVDPSDELFYQIKGSCYVECINQSGEREVVEVKEGEMFMLPADVPHSPHRVPDTYGIVVERKRAKDELEDFVWFCGNCNHEMLKATIQLTNIEVQVKEAIEAFNGSEELRTCSECGHVMSENVEAWKCE; this is encoded by the coding sequence ATGAAAGGACATGCTCAATCTTCAAAATTAAAGGCTAGATCATTAAATCTCATGAAAGTTATTGAAGACAATAAAAATTTATTGAAACCGCCGGTTAATAACAAAGTGCTTTGGGAAGATTCCGAATTCATCGTCATGCTTCTGGGTGGTCCGAATTATCGGCGCGATTTTCATGTAGACCCTTCAGACGAGCTATTTTATCAGATAAAAGGATCCTGCTATGTAGAATGCATCAATCAAAGCGGCGAGCGTGAAGTAGTGGAGGTGAAAGAAGGGGAAATGTTCATGCTGCCAGCTGACGTACCACATTCCCCTCACCGTGTACCGGATACTTATGGCATTGTCGTAGAGCGTAAGCGTGCTAAAGATGAGCTAGAAGATTTTGTTTGGTTCTGCGGGAATTGTAATCATGAGATGCTCAAAGCTACGATCCAATTGACGAATATTGAGGTCCAGGTGAAAGAGGCGATTGAGGCTTTCAACGGAAGTGAGGAACTTCGCACCTGTAGTGAATGCGGTCATGTCATGTCAGAAAACGTTGAGGCTTGGAAATGCGAATAG
- a CDS encoding amidohydrolase family protein: MEMRIDFHTHILPLDLPDLSGKFGQGRWPVLERKCSCGADIMVSGKLFRKVTDQVWDPEKRIQDMDAEGVDMQVLSPVPVTFSYWAPIDQALYMSQFQNDFIAETVNRHPDRFIGLGTVPLQDLKVSIGEMERCKFELGMAGIEIGTNVNGENLDSPVLLEFFQMAEKWNVPLFIHPWETMAKDRTERHNLMYTVAMPSETALAAASILWSGVMEKFPDLKICFAHGGGSFPYILPRIDQGWEVWPDLRKTSMPPSYYAQKFYFDSLNYDTRNIQYLIDRFGYKKVLMGSDYPFLLREKPPGQVIDDTLNLSDEVKANLLGRNALRFLNLESRGEKHGKTDKSTRTSP, translated from the coding sequence TTGGAAATGCGAATAGATTTCCATACCCATATTCTTCCGTTGGACCTGCCCGACTTAAGCGGTAAATTTGGTCAGGGACGCTGGCCAGTGCTAGAGCGGAAATGTTCTTGCGGGGCAGATATCATGGTAAGCGGAAAGCTGTTCAGGAAAGTGACTGACCAGGTATGGGACCCTGAAAAACGCATTCAGGATATGGATGCGGAAGGAGTCGATATGCAGGTGCTCTCACCTGTGCCAGTGACATTTTCATACTGGGCGCCAATTGACCAGGCGCTATACATGTCCCAGTTCCAGAATGATTTCATCGCCGAGACTGTGAACAGGCATCCAGACAGGTTCATCGGTCTCGGAACTGTACCGCTTCAGGATTTGAAAGTGTCAATTGGGGAAATGGAACGCTGTAAATTTGAGCTGGGCATGGCGGGAATCGAAATCGGTACTAACGTAAATGGAGAAAACCTGGATTCCCCTGTTTTATTGGAATTCTTCCAAATGGCTGAAAAGTGGAATGTCCCACTGTTTATCCACCCATGGGAGACAATGGCAAAAGACCGAACGGAACGGCATAACCTCATGTATACAGTGGCGATGCCGAGTGAAACGGCATTGGCGGCAGCAAGCATTTTATGGAGTGGCGTCATGGAAAAGTTCCCGGATCTGAAAATCTGTTTTGCACATGGCGGGGGCTCATTTCCATATATTTTACCGCGGATCGATCAGGGATGGGAAGTATGGCCTGATTTAAGAAAAACATCAATGCCGCCAAGTTACTATGCGCAAAAGTTTTATTTCGATTCACTGAACTATGATACCCGTAATATTCAGTATCTGATTGACCGTTTTGGATATAAGAAAGTGCTGATGGGTTCCGACTATCCATTTTTATTGAGAGAAAAGCCCCCAGGTCAAGTAATTGATGACACTCTAAATCTATCAGATGAAGTGAAAGCGAATCTTCTAGGGAGAAATGCATTGAGGTTTTTAAATTTGGAATCACGAGGGGAGAAGCATGGAAAAACAGATAAAAGCACCAGAACAAGTCCTTGA
- a CDS encoding RidA family protein: MEKQIKAPEQVLEELGIMLEPPREAVGNYVSHVRVGNLIFTSGQGVDEYHGKLGKELEEEEGYQAARQSMINLLRVLKEELGELSRVKKVIKILGMVNSTENFTGQPKVLNGASDLLVAVFGERGRHARSAVGMAQLPNNTAIEIEMVVEIQD; the protein is encoded by the coding sequence ATGGAAAAACAGATAAAAGCACCAGAACAAGTCCTTGAAGAACTTGGAATCATGCTTGAGCCGCCAAGGGAAGCGGTCGGCAACTACGTAAGCCACGTCCGGGTGGGAAATTTGATTTTCACATCCGGACAAGGTGTTGATGAATATCACGGCAAGCTTGGCAAAGAGCTGGAGGAAGAGGAAGGGTATCAGGCAGCGAGGCAGTCAATGATTAATCTTCTGAGGGTACTGAAGGAAGAGCTTGGAGAACTATCCAGAGTGAAAAAGGTAATCAAAATTCTCGGAATGGTTAATTCAACAGAAAACTTCACTGGACAGCCCAAAGTATTGAATGGCGCATCAGACCTGCTTGTGGCCGTCTTTGGAGAGAGGGGTAGACATGCTCGGTCAGCAGTGGGAATGGCCCAGCTTCCGAATAACACTGCAATTGAAATTGAAATGGTTGTGGAAATACAAGATTGA
- a CDS encoding protein kinase domain-containing protein, whose protein sequence is MKFKEIFLIARFKNYRKKTFITALPKISVKLSMIIHISTLMNNGLFRLEYMKVVREVSILRSLRKIYQFFVDIPLKKGVVLNDRYEVKAVIGTGSYGLVYLCNDLKKNENIVIKQLRKSKRRSKKELKQFENEMTILRMLNHKNIPKFHENFSHDGNVYFVMDFIEADNLEDHIFLNQLTFNEKESLFFLDELVGLVSYLHGHDICHQDLRIPNILLKNHQPILIDFGLSKMINSADLAQESILQQKRQDFYDLGEILLYVLYTTYASKSKKALPWTEELSLEKETVHILKRLLSIQEPYSDIKEISMDLQAALQSKKLN, encoded by the coding sequence ATGAAATTTAAGGAAATTTTTTTAATAGCTCGTTTTAAGAATTATCGTAAAAAGACTTTCATTACCGCATTACCAAAAATCAGTGTTAAACTATCCATGATCATTCATATTTCCACCTTAATGAATAATGGTCTTTTTCGACTCGAATATATGAAAGTGGTGAGGGAAGTTTCAATTTTGCGTTCCTTAAGAAAGATCTACCAATTTTTTGTGGATATTCCTTTAAAAAAGGGAGTGGTTTTGAATGACCGTTACGAGGTGAAAGCTGTAATCGGTACAGGAAGCTATGGTCTTGTTTACCTTTGCAATGATTTGAAAAAGAATGAGAATATAGTGATCAAGCAGCTCCGGAAAAGCAAACGCCGCAGCAAAAAAGAGCTGAAACAGTTTGAAAATGAAATGACCATATTACGAATGTTAAATCACAAAAACATCCCCAAATTTCACGAGAATTTTTCACATGACGGAAATGTTTATTTTGTGATGGATTTCATTGAAGCGGATAATCTGGAAGACCATATTTTCTTGAATCAATTAACGTTCAATGAGAAAGAGTCTCTATTTTTTCTGGATGAGCTGGTCGGTTTAGTATCTTATCTACATGGCCATGACATTTGCCATCAAGATTTACGTATACCAAATATTTTACTTAAGAACCATCAGCCCATTTTGATAGACTTTGGTTTGTCTAAAATGATCAACTCGGCAGATCTGGCACAAGAATCCATTTTACAGCAGAAAAGGCAGGATTTTTACGACTTGGGGGAAATACTTCTATATGTACTTTATACGACGTACGCTTCCAAAAGTAAAAAGGCTCTTCCTTGGACAGAAGAGCTTTCGTTAGAAAAAGAAACCGTGCATATACTGAAAAGGTTATTAAGCATCCAAGAACCTTATTCAGATATCAAGGAAATCTCAATGGACCTGCAGG
- a CDS encoding aldehyde dehydrogenase produces the protein MQAEKDSINTTKSIDCRHFINGEFLKPDQSKTFDNINPATEKMLGWVAEGGKEEVNQAVSAARHALKGPWKSFTDNERSAVLRRIGDIILEKKEELTMLETLDTGKPYSLALEMDIKRSAHNFHFFADYITTLGNESFNQDNIALHYSIRRPVGVVGMINPWNLPLLLLTWKLAPCLAAGNTAVMKPAELTPMTATKLMEICKEAGVPDGVVNLVHGYGVNSAGAALSEHPDVDAITFTGETKTGTAIMKAAAPTLKKISFELGGKNPNIVFADSNLDEVIETTLKSSFMNQGEVCLCGSRIYVQQGLYDEFLEKMVARTKKLKVGDPFDSETDVGAVIGKEHYKKVMSYIDLAKEEGAKILTGGRRAGQFDKGFFIEPTIIAGVTRESRCVREEIFGPVVTVMPFETEEEVLEFANDTHYGLGATIWTNDLRRAHRVASKIEAGIIWVNTWYLRDLRTPFGGMKHSGIGREGGSHSFEFYSELSNVTIKL, from the coding sequence ATGCAAGCAGAAAAAGATAGTATAAATACAACTAAATCAATAGATTGCCGGCACTTTATTAACGGGGAATTCCTGAAACCAGATCAATCCAAGACTTTTGACAATATCAATCCCGCAACGGAAAAAATGCTTGGATGGGTTGCAGAAGGAGGAAAAGAGGAGGTGAATCAGGCTGTTTCTGCAGCAAGACATGCTCTTAAAGGTCCTTGGAAATCTTTTACCGATAATGAGCGCTCTGCGGTTCTAAGGAGAATCGGCGATATCATTTTGGAAAAGAAAGAAGAACTGACAATGTTGGAAACCCTTGATACAGGGAAACCATATAGCCTTGCACTGGAAATGGACATCAAGCGTTCAGCTCACAATTTCCACTTTTTTGCGGACTATATCACTACACTTGGTAATGAATCCTTCAATCAGGACAACATTGCACTTCATTATTCCATTAGGCGGCCCGTCGGGGTGGTAGGGATGATCAATCCTTGGAATTTACCCTTGCTATTGCTGACATGGAAATTGGCACCATGCCTGGCAGCTGGCAATACAGCGGTTATGAAACCGGCTGAACTGACACCGATGACAGCGACAAAGTTAATGGAAATATGTAAGGAAGCGGGAGTTCCCGATGGAGTTGTCAACCTTGTGCATGGATATGGTGTAAATTCAGCTGGAGCTGCTCTAAGTGAGCATCCGGACGTCGATGCGATAACATTCACAGGGGAAACAAAAACGGGAACGGCGATCATGAAAGCTGCTGCGCCCACGTTGAAAAAAATCTCCTTTGAACTGGGCGGGAAAAATCCCAATATTGTGTTTGCAGACTCGAATCTTGATGAAGTAATCGAAACGACATTGAAATCAAGTTTCATGAACCAAGGTGAAGTTTGTTTATGTGGATCACGAATCTATGTTCAGCAAGGATTGTATGACGAATTCCTTGAAAAGATGGTCGCGCGAACAAAAAAATTAAAAGTCGGGGATCCGTTTGATTCCGAAACGGATGTAGGAGCTGTAATAGGAAAAGAACATTATAAAAAAGTGATGAGTTACATTGACCTGGCGAAAGAAGAAGGAGCGAAAATATTAACTGGAGGAAGAAGAGCCGGACAGTTTGATAAAGGTTTTTTCATTGAACCGACAATTATTGCCGGAGTTACGCGTGAATCCCGTTGTGTAAGGGAAGAAATTTTTGGTCCTGTGGTAACGGTCATGCCTTTCGAAACGGAAGAAGAAGTACTGGAGTTCGCTAATGATACTCATTACGGACTGGGGGCAACGATCTGGACCAACGATTTAAGGAGGGCGCATCGTGTCGCTTCTAAAATAGAGGCGGGCATTATCTGGGTGAATACCTGGTATTTGCGTGATTTGCGCACACCTTTTGGGGGCATGAAGCACAGTGGCATCGGCCGTGAAGGTGGATCGCATAGCTTCGAATTTTACAGTGAATTGTCTAACGTCACGATTAAATTATAA
- a CDS encoding 4-hydroxyphenylacetate 3-hydroxylase family protein, whose translation MAIKTGEEYINRIKSRKPEVWLGGRVVEDIYNEPIFKQPIQEIAKLYDIQHDPEYLDEITHICKETGERVNNAFLFPKTSEDLQKRSKLFEVYARMTYGLMGRTPDFLNVVVTSMAHNSWFLDEYNKDWSKNIKDYYAYIRDNDLFLTHAIINPQNDRSKQSHEQKETYTHLGTVEEREEGILVRGAKMLATLAPITDEVIIYSFPGFTPGDERHAVAFALPIDTPGLRIICREPMQDGTRSMFDHPLASRYEEMDALLVFNDVLVPWNRVFLYNNVEAANRLYPMTGIAEQPAHQSGVRGYIKLAFAVEVACKVADSIGVDGFLHVQRDLGELVQSVEVIRSLLRVAEYEYTINDYGEARPNPDALETIRGFLPEMYPRAIEVIQTIGAGGLLMSPTGADFDNPELRSDIDKYYGGRSGVSAEERVRVFKLAWDLCGEAFGQRLLQYERYYTGDPVRKRAIFYNKYKKNKNFAMVDEVLNKPMQVAIDAVNQ comes from the coding sequence ATGGCTATTAAAACCGGCGAAGAATATATTAATAGAATTAAATCAAGGAAGCCAGAAGTCTGGCTTGGTGGAAGAGTGGTTGAAGACATTTATAATGAGCCAATTTTTAAGCAGCCGATACAAGAAATTGCGAAGTTGTATGACATTCAACATGATCCGGAATATCTAGACGAAATCACCCACATTTGCAAAGAAACCGGGGAACGTGTGAACAATGCTTTCTTATTCCCTAAGACATCGGAGGATTTGCAAAAAAGAAGTAAATTATTTGAAGTGTATGCAAGGATGACATATGGACTTATGGGGAGAACGCCGGACTTTTTAAATGTCGTGGTCACTTCCATGGCACATAACTCCTGGTTTCTTGATGAATACAACAAAGACTGGTCAAAGAACATCAAGGATTATTATGCCTATATTCGTGATAACGATTTATTCTTGACGCATGCGATCATTAATCCTCAAAATGATCGAAGCAAGCAATCTCATGAACAAAAAGAAACATATACCCACTTAGGGACCGTTGAGGAAAGAGAAGAAGGAATACTTGTACGCGGTGCAAAGATGTTAGCAACCCTCGCACCGATTACAGATGAGGTGATTATCTATTCTTTCCCAGGATTCACACCAGGAGATGAACGTCATGCGGTAGCATTTGCACTGCCGATCGATACGCCTGGACTGCGCATAATCTGCCGGGAACCAATGCAGGACGGTACACGCTCGATGTTTGACCATCCACTGGCCTCCCGATATGAGGAAATGGATGCCCTGCTTGTATTCAATGATGTACTGGTTCCTTGGAATCGCGTCTTCCTATACAACAATGTTGAGGCGGCAAACCGCTTGTATCCAATGACGGGAATTGCTGAACAGCCTGCTCACCAATCAGGCGTGCGTGGATATATTAAACTGGCATTTGCCGTTGAGGTTGCTTGTAAAGTGGCAGACTCTATCGGAGTTGATGGATTCCTGCATGTACAGCGTGATTTGGGTGAACTTGTTCAATCCGTCGAAGTCATCCGTTCACTGCTTCGGGTAGCGGAATATGAGTACACGATTAATGACTACGGTGAGGCCCGGCCAAATCCGGATGCATTGGAAACGATTCGCGGCTTCCTCCCGGAGATGTATCCCCGTGCCATCGAAGTTATCCAGACCATTGGAGCTGGCGGGCTATTGATGTCTCCGACAGGGGCCGACTTTGATAATCCCGAATTGCGCAGTGATATCGATAAATATTATGGAGGACGTAGCGGGGTATCGGCGGAAGAGCGTGTTCGGGTGTTTAAACTGGCTTGGGATTTATGCGGGGAAGCATTTGGACAGCGCCTCCTTCAATACGAACGCTATTACACGGGTGATCCAGTTCGGAAAAGAGCGATTTTTTATAATAAATATAAGAAAAACAAGAACTTTGCCATGGTCGATGAAGTGCTTAACAAACCGATGCAAGTAGCCATCGATGCGGTTAACCAGTAA
- a CDS encoding IclR family transcriptional regulator yields the protein MISSVEKLIKILDLFTNEEPSLGNKEIAEKLNMSPSSSHHLVKTMCKDGMLIQGKDRKYRLGWKLLEWSSRVMYQQDIHFEAGPIISNLVLQFRGNSHIGMFHEGEVRFVMKMSSPHAEHMTTYIGARKPAHCTSAGKVLLAFNPSFIQPTLAKGLLKHSTNTITCITQLNEELKEVRKQGFAISDDENDYGLYGVAAPIKSYNGQVIAALNLVGDRDYMIGKEKTRIIQSVIRSAQMISKQVGYMSLV from the coding sequence ATGATTTCGTCCGTTGAGAAGCTAATAAAGATACTTGATTTATTCACAAATGAAGAACCCTCACTTGGAAATAAGGAAATAGCTGAAAAATTGAATATGAGTCCAAGCTCATCTCATCATTTAGTGAAAACGATGTGCAAGGATGGGATGCTGATCCAAGGCAAAGATCGAAAGTACCGGCTTGGATGGAAGTTGCTTGAGTGGAGCAGTAGAGTCATGTATCAGCAGGATATTCATTTTGAAGCAGGTCCAATTATAAGTAATCTTGTCCTGCAATTTAGAGGTAATTCTCACATCGGTATGTTTCACGAAGGCGAAGTCAGGTTTGTGATGAAAATGTCGTCCCCTCATGCCGAGCATATGACCACATATATAGGAGCAAGAAAACCGGCTCATTGTACGAGCGCTGGGAAGGTATTGCTTGCCTTTAACCCATCCTTTATTCAGCCCACGCTTGCAAAAGGGCTATTGAAGCACTCAACCAACACGATTACTTGCATCACCCAATTGAATGAAGAGTTAAAGGAAGTCCGCAAACAAGGATTTGCAATTAGTGATGATGAAAATGATTATGGTTTATATGGCGTTGCAGCACCCATTAAATCCTATAATGGCCAAGTCATTGCGGCGCTTAACCTTGTCGGGGATCGGGATTATATGATTGGGAAAGAAAAGACGAGAATTATTCAGTCGGTGATTCGTTCAGCACAAATGATTTCAAAACAAGTTGGTTATATGTCGCTAGTGTAA
- the dmpG gene encoding 4-hydroxy-2-oxovalerate aldolase gives MRKDVLVTEVALRDGSHVVAHQFTIDQVKNMTGKLSAAGVPYIEVSHGDGLGGSSLQYGFSKVNDIELVEAAVESAGQSVISVLLIPGIGTIDQLREAAQVGAKMARIATHVTEADVSKQHLEAAKHLGMEAIGFLMMSHMASPEKLLEQAILMESYGADAVYVVDSAGSFLPQDVKTRIRLLRSKLNIDIGFHAHNNLSLAVANSLVAIEEGANRIDGSIRCLGAGAGNTQTEVLVAVLDRMGIRTEIDLYKMLDLSEEVGNTIMPKPQEITDSSLIMGYSGVYSSFLLHANKAAKKYGVDARDILLELGRQNVVGGQEDTIIEVAEQMALQKGGTLR, from the coding sequence TTGCGTAAAGATGTATTGGTGACTGAAGTTGCATTGCGGGATGGGAGCCATGTAGTGGCACATCAATTCACCATCGATCAAGTAAAGAACATGACTGGGAAACTTAGTGCTGCAGGTGTCCCTTATATTGAAGTGTCGCATGGAGATGGCCTAGGAGGATCATCCTTACAATATGGTTTTTCAAAAGTGAATGATATTGAATTGGTGGAAGCCGCTGTTGAATCAGCAGGCCAATCGGTTATTTCAGTACTTTTAATCCCTGGAATAGGGACAATCGATCAATTAAGGGAAGCTGCTCAAGTTGGGGCGAAAATGGCGCGGATTGCAACCCACGTAACGGAAGCGGATGTCTCAAAGCAACATCTGGAAGCTGCGAAACATCTCGGTATGGAAGCAATCGGTTTTTTAATGATGTCTCACATGGCATCACCGGAAAAACTTCTTGAACAAGCCATTTTAATGGAATCCTATGGAGCGGATGCTGTGTATGTTGTTGATTCAGCAGGATCTTTTTTGCCCCAAGATGTGAAGACGCGGATCAGGTTATTAAGATCGAAGCTGAATATCGATATCGGTTTCCATGCCCATAATAACTTATCGCTCGCTGTGGCAAATTCGCTAGTGGCAATTGAAGAAGGGGCGAATAGGATCGATGGCAGCATCCGCTGTCTCGGTGCAGGGGCTGGTAATACCCAGACGGAAGTGCTTGTTGCCGTTCTGGATAGGATGGGTATCCGTACCGAAATTGACTTATATAAAATGCTCGATCTTTCGGAGGAAGTTGGAAATACAATCATGCCCAAGCCCCAGGAAATAACAGACTCGAGTTTAATCATGGGTTATAGTGGCGTGTACTCCAGCTTTTTATTGCATGCAAATAAAGCGGCGAAAAAGTATGGAGTTGATGCCCGGGATATTTTGCTGGAGCTTGGCCGACAAAATGTGGTTGGGGGTCAGGAAGATACCATAATAGAAGTAGCTGAGCAAATGGCGTTGCAGAAAGGAGGGACTTTAAGATGA
- a CDS encoding flavin reductase family protein encodes MDGRELRNCFGKFPTGVTIVSWFDGKVQKGITVNSFTSVSLDPPLALVSIHKEAKACTGMKGKSFTINILSDEQESIAWQFAGNKQETLEIDWENKGISPKINGSVAWMECKPWKEYDAGDHVLFIGEVQEIHFEDLEALTFYRGKMGSAKQLVK; translated from the coding sequence ATGGATGGGCGCGAGTTGAGAAATTGCTTTGGTAAATTCCCAACCGGAGTCACGATAGTGAGCTGGTTTGATGGGAAAGTTCAAAAGGGCATCACTGTGAATTCATTTACCTCTGTTTCCTTGGATCCCCCGCTCGCTTTAGTATCGATTCATAAAGAAGCAAAAGCCTGCACTGGCATGAAAGGTAAATCTTTTACCATTAATATTTTGTCGGATGAACAAGAATCCATTGCATGGCAATTTGCGGGCAATAAACAGGAAACTCTTGAAATTGACTGGGAGAACAAGGGGATTTCGCCAAAAATAAATGGAAGTGTCGCCTGGATGGAATGCAAACCATGGAAAGAGTATGATGCTGGTGATCATGTATTGTTCATCGGTGAGGTCCAGGAGATACATTTCGAAGATTTGGAAGCGCTTACTTTTTATCGGGGGAAAATGGGGTCTGCTAAACAACTTGTAAAATAA
- a CDS encoding 2-keto-4-pentenoate hydratase — protein MNVSLTEWSARFLKAEKTGIAVSAPTSEIPDLDVEDAYQIQLETIRRKIQSGLEVSGKKIGLTSKAMQEVLGVNEPDYGHLLDGMKIENNGCVSSLRLIQPKVEAEVAFILKKDLHGPNITVENVIEATDYVVASIEVVDSRVMDWKIKLPDTVADNASSGLYILGDRKIQLSDINLPTIRMSLYKNGEFINQGTGEAVLGNPATCVAWLANKLHGFKGSLKAGEVILSGALSAAIEAKPGDRFSADFGEKLGKVSVNFE, from the coding sequence ATGAACGTTAGTTTAACAGAATGGTCTGCCAGGTTTTTGAAAGCGGAAAAAACAGGAATTGCAGTTTCGGCCCCCACCAGTGAAATTCCGGATTTGGACGTGGAGGATGCCTACCAAATCCAGCTTGAAACCATACGAAGGAAAATCCAGTCCGGTCTGGAAGTATCAGGTAAGAAAATAGGCTTGACTTCAAAGGCTATGCAGGAGGTTCTGGGAGTGAATGAACCAGATTATGGACATTTACTTGATGGGATGAAAATAGAAAATAATGGATGTGTTTCGAGTCTGCGGTTGATCCAACCGAAAGTGGAGGCAGAAGTAGCTTTTATTTTAAAGAAAGATCTCCATGGTCCCAATATTACGGTTGAAAATGTAATCGAAGCGACTGATTATGTGGTTGCTTCGATCGAAGTGGTTGATAGCCGGGTGATGGACTGGAAGATTAAACTTCCGGACACTGTGGCGGATAATGCATCATCGGGGCTATATATTCTGGGAGATCGCAAAATTCAATTAAGCGATATCAACCTCCCTACCATTCGAATGAGCCTTTATAAAAATGGCGAATTCATAAACCAAGGAACAGGTGAAGCAGTACTTGGAAATCCAGCAACGTGCGTAGCCTGGCTGGCAAATAAACTGCATGGGTTTAAAGGTTCATTGAAAGCGGGCGAAGTAATTTTGTCCGGTGCGTTATCCGCAGCAATCGAAGCGAAACCAGGTGACCGTTTTTCTGCTGACTTTGGAGAAAAACTTGGAAAGGTTTCGGTTAATTTTGAGTGA